In Phycisphaerae bacterium, the following proteins share a genomic window:
- a CDS encoding zinc ribbon domain-containing protein, with amino-acid sequence MYCQKCGAENLENAAICQSCGGVFVYSKPTRTSGMAITSTILSITGFSLFGIFCITLILGLIFGIMALITWILSLVFGILALITWILGLVLGIMAMSKVSKSGGQIRGKGFAVSGVSLSASGLALLLTIVGVLLFISSATTLSLQKKMKSQQTTVTIVEDDNEPNAVEE; translated from the coding sequence ATGTATTGTCAAAAATGCGGTGCCGAAAATCTTGAAAACGCTGCGATATGTCAAAGCTGCGGCGGAGTGTTCGTTTACAGTAAGCCGACAAGAACCAGCGGCATGGCAATAACCTCGACAATTCTCAGCATCACCGGCTTTTCGCTGTTCGGTATATTCTGCATAACTTTGATACTCGGCCTTATCTTCGGCATAATGGCCCTGATTACATGGATACTCAGTCTCGTATTCGGTATCCTTGCTCTTATCACATGGATACTCGGTTTGGTTCTGGGCATAATGGCCATGAGTAAGGTCAGCAAATCCGGCGGACAAATCAGAGGCAAAGGTTTTGCGGTCAGCGGCGTTTCCCTCTCGGCATCGGGACTGGCGCTTTTACTGACGATTGTCGGAGTGCTTTTATTTATCAGTTCGGCAACGACGCTTTCGCTGCAGAAGAAAATGAAATCGCAGCAAACCACGGTTACCATCGTCGAAGACGACAACGAACCGAACGCTGTGGAAGAGTAA
- the mutS gene encoding DNA mismatch repair protein MutS: MTQQQDKLTPAMKQYDSFKKKYPDCILFFRMGDFYETFYRDAQICSQVCGLTLTSRSKGENPVPLAGVPFHAVDGYLKKMIKAGYKVAVCEQIEDARLAKGVVKRDVIRIITPGTLTDDMLLEEKQDNFLCAISLNTKNAAISWVDISTGHFFARAVPEGALVDEILRISPAECILPDGRGELFGEEIKKLASQIERSGSTIITYRPGWYFEPYDAYKRLIDHFGTKTLEGFGIKDDSFIISPAGAVIEYLKETQKTALGHISSIKLVEQKKFLQIDQVTLRSLEVLSTIRGGKGSLIETIDRTLTGMGGRMLRYWLCMPLNETSSIELRQDAVGELIEKKIESDEGCLTALEKIRGILKNFADLERIIARISTLRAGPRDLLALVQSLKKTEPLKQVLLGLTADIFVNLSKNCDTMKELADLLDLAIEPNCPTHLRDGGVIKTGFNAELDELRNISRDVRTWLAQYQQKEIERTGITNLKVGFNNVFGYYIEISNSNADRAPADYVRKQTVKNAERYITDELKKYEEKILTAGEKGIELELKLFEQIRAQCSSYTQKIMSLAEIVATVDCLCAFAHLAMSQNYTRPKVTNGTELVINDGRHPVLAEILGNEFMPNDVELGNGSGDVMIITGPNMSGKSTYIRQTALLVLLAQTGSFIPAKQAEIGLVDSIFTRVGASDEIVRGQSTFMVEMTETANIINNATEKSLVILDEVGRGTSTYDGLSLAWAITEHIANKIKCRTLFATHYHELTALAELLVNVKNCNVAVREWMDEVVFLHKIVPGGTDKSYGIHVAKLAGIPKSILERSKEILAELENTFQKETSGDKLTKQRTKQPDNQLFDQKEKDVLEKLKGLDVNNLTPIQAINLLNEIKDFLRKQ; this comes from the coding sequence ATGACACAACAGCAAGACAAATTAACACCGGCGATGAAGCAGTATGACAGCTTCAAGAAGAAATACCCTGACTGCATTTTGTTTTTCAGGATGGGGGATTTCTACGAGACTTTCTACAGGGACGCTCAAATCTGCTCGCAGGTTTGCGGCCTTACGCTGACCAGCAGAAGCAAGGGCGAAAATCCCGTTCCTCTTGCAGGCGTTCCATTTCACGCGGTTGACGGCTATCTGAAAAAAATGATTAAGGCTGGCTACAAAGTCGCCGTCTGCGAACAAATCGAAGACGCAAGACTTGCCAAAGGCGTTGTCAAACGCGATGTAATCCGGATTATCACGCCGGGAACTCTTACCGATGATATGCTGCTGGAAGAAAAACAGGATAATTTTCTCTGTGCGATAAGTCTTAATACGAAGAACGCGGCGATAAGCTGGGTCGATATTTCGACGGGACATTTTTTCGCTCGCGCAGTTCCTGAAGGCGCGTTGGTCGATGAGATTCTGCGGATTTCGCCTGCGGAGTGTATTTTGCCGGACGGGCGCGGCGAATTGTTTGGCGAGGAGATTAAAAAACTCGCATCGCAGATTGAACGGTCCGGCAGTACGATAATAACATATCGGCCGGGATGGTATTTCGAGCCTTACGATGCTTATAAGAGGCTTATAGACCATTTCGGCACAAAGACGCTCGAAGGGTTCGGCATAAAGGACGACAGTTTCATAATCAGTCCGGCAGGGGCAGTAATTGAATATCTGAAGGAAACGCAAAAGACCGCGCTGGGACATATTTCGAGTATTAAATTGGTCGAGCAGAAAAAATTTCTTCAGATTGACCAGGTAACGCTGAGAAGTCTTGAGGTTCTATCGACGATTCGCGGCGGGAAAGGTTCGCTGATTGAAACTATCGACCGCACGCTGACCGGCATGGGCGGCAGGATGCTGCGATACTGGTTGTGTATGCCTTTGAACGAGACGAGCTCAATCGAATTAAGACAGGATGCGGTCGGAGAGCTTATTGAAAAGAAAATAGAGTCCGATGAGGGATGCCTTACGGCACTTGAAAAAATACGCGGCATCCTGAAAAATTTCGCAGACCTTGAAAGGATTATCGCGAGAATCAGTACTTTAAGAGCGGGGCCGAGAGATTTACTTGCTCTTGTGCAGAGCTTAAAAAAGACAGAACCATTGAAACAAGTTCTGCTTGGCCTGACGGCCGACATATTTGTGAATCTTTCGAAAAACTGCGATACGATGAAAGAACTTGCCGATTTGCTCGATTTGGCGATTGAGCCGAATTGCCCGACGCATCTTCGCGACGGCGGGGTGATAAAGACAGGTTTTAATGCCGAGCTTGACGAACTTCGCAATATATCCAGAGATGTCAGGACCTGGCTTGCGCAGTATCAGCAGAAGGAAATCGAGCGAACCGGTATAACGAATCTGAAGGTCGGCTTTAATAATGTTTTCGGCTATTATATTGAGATTTCAAATTCCAACGCCGATAGAGCACCTGCCGATTATGTCCGCAAGCAGACTGTAAAGAATGCTGAACGGTACATAACGGATGAATTGAAAAAATATGAGGAGAAAATTCTTACCGCGGGAGAAAAAGGTATCGAGCTTGAGCTGAAATTATTCGAACAGATTCGGGCGCAGTGCAGCAGCTATACTCAAAAAATTATGTCGCTCGCGGAAATTGTCGCGACGGTCGATTGTCTTTGCGCATTCGCTCATCTTGCAATGTCGCAGAATTATACCCGGCCGAAGGTTACAAACGGAACAGAACTGGTCATCAATGACGGCAGACATCCGGTGCTTGCTGAAATTCTCGGCAATGAATTTATGCCGAACGATGTAGAACTTGGCAATGGCAGCGGTGATGTGATGATTATCACAGGTCCTAATATGAGCGGCAAGAGCACTTATATCAGGCAAACGGCGCTTCTTGTGCTGTTGGCTCAGACGGGCAGTTTTATTCCCGCAAAGCAGGCGGAGATAGGTCTGGTTGACAGTATTTTTACGCGAGTCGGCGCATCGGATGAAATCGTGCGCGGGCAATCGACATTTATGGTTGAGATGACCGAGACGGCGAATATCATTAACAACGCGACTGAAAAATCGCTTGTGATTCTCGACGAAGTCGGCAGGGGGACGAGCACTTATGACGGCCTGTCTCTTGCATGGGCGATAACGGAACATATCGCAAATAAAATAAAATGCAGAACACTCTTTGCGACGCATTATCATGAGCTTACCGCTCTGGCGGAACTTTTGGTTAATGTGAAAAATTGCAATGTCGCGGTTCGTGAGTGGATGGACGAGGTGGTATTTCTGCATAAGATAGTCCCCGGCGGAACGGACAAAAGTTACGGCATTCACGTTGCCAAACTTGCCGGGATTCCCAAATCCATTCTTGAACGCAGTAAAGAGATTCTTGCTGAGCTGGAAAATACTTTTCAGAAGGAAACTTCAGGCGATAAACTCACGAAACAGCGGACAAAACAGCCTGACAACCAGCTTTTCGACCAGAAAGAAAAGGATGTACTTGAAAAGCTGAAAGGCCTTGATGTTAATAATCTTACGCCGATACAGGCGATAAATCTGCTTAACGAGATTAAAGATTTTTTAAGGAAACAATAG
- a CDS encoding ATP-binding protein has protein sequence METQLFTNPFKPGAGHMPPHLAGRTKQTQEFQQLLEQTIVIKNLVLTGLRGVGKTVLLDTLKPIAVKAGWLWAGTDLSESTSISEETVALRLITDLSVVTSNIVFDRQIVHTFGFRNDETLIDTTLNYEFLINLFKNIPGLISDKLKGVLEFVWDCLKRQNIRGLIFAYDEAQTMADHTEKEQYPLSLLLDVFQSLQKKEIPFMLVMVGLPTLFPKLVEARTFSERMFRVVFLNKLNEQDSRDAIVKPIQDKNCSVKLSEESINLIIKTSGGYPYFIQFICKEVYDIFVQQHMGGQNLRAPLDEITRKLDNDFFAGRWARATDRQRDLLTIIAELPNADDEFTVQDVVEEAKKSEKPFSASHVSQMLVSLTNSGLVYKNRYGKYSFAVPLLAQYILRQSRENSQQPRLF, from the coding sequence ATGGAGACACAATTGTTTACAAATCCGTTCAAACCTGGTGCGGGACATATGCCACCGCATTTGGCGGGCAGAACTAAACAAACACAGGAATTTCAACAACTTCTTGAGCAAACTATTGTGATAAAGAATCTTGTGCTGACAGGTTTGCGAGGAGTTGGAAAGACAGTTTTGCTGGATACTCTCAAACCGATAGCGGTGAAAGCTGGATGGCTTTGGGCGGGTACGGATTTATCCGAATCGACAAGTATTAGCGAAGAAACGGTGGCATTGCGTTTGATTACAGACTTGTCTGTAGTTACATCAAATATTGTGTTTGATAGACAAATAGTACATACATTTGGATTCAGGAATGATGAGACTCTTATTGATACAACTCTTAATTACGAATTTTTAATAAACCTTTTTAAAAATATACCGGGTCTTATCTCTGATAAACTGAAAGGCGTTCTTGAATTTGTATGGGATTGTCTAAAACGTCAGAATATCAGAGGGTTGATATTTGCTTACGACGAAGCGCAGACAATGGCGGACCATACTGAAAAGGAACAATACCCGCTTTCACTTTTGCTGGATGTATTTCAGTCATTACAGAAAAAAGAAATTCCATTTATGCTGGTAATGGTCGGCCTGCCGACATTATTTCCGAAATTGGTTGAAGCGCGGACATTCTCAGAAAGAATGTTTAGAGTGGTTTTCCTTAACAAGTTAAATGAACAAGACAGTAGAGATGCTATTGTCAAACCTATCCAAGACAAGAACTGTTCAGTGAAACTTTCTGAAGAATCAATCAACCTCATAATAAAGACGTCTGGAGGTTATCCCTACTTTATACAGTTTATATGCAAGGAGGTTTATGATATTTTTGTACAACAGCATATGGGGGGACAAAATTTAAGGGCTCCTCTTGATGAAATAACACGGAAACTGGATAATGATTTTTTTGCTGGCAGATGGGCAAGGGCAACTGATAGACAACGTGATTTACTTACGATAATTGCCGAATTACCTAATGCAGATGATGAATTTACGGTGCAGGATGTAGTTGAAGAAGCTAAAAAGTCGGAGAAACCATTCAGTGCAAGTCACGTTAGTCAGATGCTGGTATCGTTGACGAATTCCGGTCTTGTTTACAAGAATAGATACGGCAAATATTCTTTTGCCGTTCCTTTGCTTGCACAATATATATTAAGACAATCAAGGGAAAACTCTCAACAGCCAAGGTTATTCTAA
- a CDS encoding FtsW/RodA/SpoVE family cell cycle protein, with product MKIIPENRTIANMVVCLTVTLMAIGAIFVFSASARIDIEYNLLKFYTYPEFKQALFFLAAIGIVFGVSFFNYRKFAFSDNTLGGWLKNPTAYLVGGSIILLVIVLIPGIGVEINNARRWLRLGAGPITLNFQPSELAKWSLVLFIPAVSVMFGERLRSFFKGFVPIFLLIGFIAGLILIEDFGTALFVAFVSLAVLFVAGGKWWHFLTPLPVLVAVFALAILSSPERIERIKSFVQPGDSTAQTSGYQIRQSLIAVSTGGLLGKGLGGGISKYGHLPEDTTDFIFAIIAEELGFVGVCVVILLFLLFIALGIIIIYRCPDDFGKLLAFGIVLTITFQAMINLGVVTRLLPTKGIALPFLSAGGTHLFLAAAAAGLLASVARRSEE from the coding sequence GTGAAGATAATACCTGAAAATCGGACGATTGCTAATATGGTGGTTTGCCTGACAGTTACGCTAATGGCTATCGGCGCGATTTTTGTTTTCAGCGCAAGCGCAAGAATAGATATCGAATACAACCTTCTTAAATTTTATACATATCCGGAGTTTAAGCAGGCATTGTTTTTTCTTGCGGCGATTGGGATTGTATTCGGCGTCAGCTTCTTTAACTATCGAAAGTTCGCTTTTTCAGACAATACTCTGGGAGGCTGGCTTAAGAACCCAACGGCCTATCTTGTCGGTGGCAGTATCATATTGCTTGTTATCGTGCTTATTCCCGGCATAGGAGTTGAGATTAATAATGCCCGCCGATGGTTAAGGTTGGGCGCAGGTCCGATAACGCTCAATTTCCAGCCGTCTGAACTGGCAAAATGGTCGCTCGTTTTATTTATTCCCGCGGTTTCGGTGATGTTCGGCGAAAGGCTCAGGAGTTTTTTTAAAGGATTTGTGCCGATTTTTCTGCTTATCGGTTTTATAGCGGGGCTTATACTGATCGAAGATTTCGGCACGGCTTTGTTTGTGGCGTTTGTAAGTCTTGCGGTTTTGTTCGTGGCAGGCGGCAAGTGGTGGCATTTCCTGACGCCATTGCCGGTGCTGGTTGCTGTTTTTGCCCTTGCGATACTTTCCTCTCCGGAAAGAATTGAAAGGATAAAGTCGTTTGTTCAGCCGGGCGATTCTACGGCCCAGACTTCGGGCTATCAAATCAGGCAGTCTCTTATCGCCGTTTCGACCGGCGGTCTTTTGGGGAAAGGTCTCGGCGGCGGAATCAGCAAGTATGGCCATCTGCCGGAAGATACCACCGATTTTATTTTTGCGATAATAGCCGAGGAGCTTGGTTTTGTCGGCGTCTGTGTGGTGATTCTGCTGTTTTTGCTTTTTATAGCTCTTGGAATAATTATTATTTACAGATGTCCGGACGACTTCGGCAAACTACTTGCCTTCGGTATTGTTCTTACGATAACTTTTCAGGCGATGATAAATCTTGGCGTCGTTACCCGTCTTTTACCCACAAAGGGCATTGCCCTTCCTTTTTTAAGTGCAGGCGGAACACATCTGTTTCTTGCGGCGGCGGCGGCCGGGCTCCTTGCATCCGTTGCCAGAAGGAGCGAGGAATGA
- a CDS encoding metal-dependent hydrolase — protein sequence MPFTPYHFGPSGLLGYIFRKWIDFPVFVLANVAVDLEVPLISILHLGWPYHRLCHTFLIGSVVGAFCGLAAWPWRDVLGRAMEKIRIPYQTNFLKMIISGILGVWMHVLIDGIYHYDVKPFWPIRKNYLWRLLSQNQVKEICIVCFVILIVLYVLSRMKTSRKTTD from the coding sequence ATGCCTTTTACGCCTTATCATTTTGGACCTTCAGGACTGCTCGGATATATCTTCCGCAAGTGGATAGACTTTCCGGTGTTTGTGCTGGCAAATGTAGCGGTTGACCTCGAAGTGCCGCTGATTAGCATACTGCATCTGGGCTGGCCTTATCACAGGCTCTGCCATACTTTTCTTATAGGTTCGGTCGTCGGAGCGTTTTGCGGATTGGCCGCCTGGCCCTGGCGTGATGTTCTTGGCCGGGCTATGGAGAAAATCAGGATACCATATCAGACAAATTTCCTGAAAATGATTATTTCAGGCATTCTCGGTGTATGGATGCACGTGCTTATTGACGGGATTTATCACTACGATGTAAAGCCTTTCTGGCCGATAAGAAAAAATTACCTTTGGCGGCTGCTGTCACAAAACCAGGTAAAAGAAATTTGCATCGTATGTTTTGTTATATTGATAGTGCTCTATGTTTTGTCGCGTATGAAAACCAGCCGTAAAACTACAGACTGA
- a CDS encoding type III pantothenate kinase, whose protein sequence is MNLIAIDIGNTNITAGLFLDGIEAGIEKTSGNKPEELAEVLTGYWNRIPFSKASKDKTKRDGVIVVASVKPQWTEIVKKTVQEKLGEKILEIGIGKDVPLPMELDVDEPRQVGVDRVLEAFAAYSVAGEAVIVADFGTAVTIDIVDDKGVFLGGTILPGFDISADALNRLTASLPKIDKVKIPEKSFGRNTVEAINNGLYYSAIGAVEVVSRLYSEHLGKWPQTVATGGNMEIVRSGCDFVDSFVEDLVVKGIALAYKKYIEEKA, encoded by the coding sequence ATGAATTTAATAGCGATAGACATAGGTAATACGAATATAACGGCAGGGCTGTTTCTCGATGGCATTGAAGCGGGAATAGAAAAGACCAGCGGCAATAAACCTGAAGAACTCGCCGAGGTTCTGACGGGCTACTGGAACAGGATTCCATTTTCCAAAGCCAGTAAGGATAAGACAAAACGCGACGGTGTAATTGTTGTCGCCAGTGTAAAGCCGCAGTGGACAGAAATAGTTAAAAAAACTGTGCAGGAAAAATTGGGCGAGAAAATTCTCGAGATAGGTATCGGCAAAGATGTTCCGCTGCCGATGGAGCTCGATGTCGATGAGCCGAGACAGGTTGGCGTTGACAGGGTACTGGAAGCTTTCGCCGCGTACAGCGTTGCCGGCGAAGCGGTAATTGTCGCTGATTTCGGAACTGCGGTAACGATTGACATTGTCGACGATAAAGGCGTTTTTCTCGGCGGGACGATTCTGCCGGGCTTCGATATTTCCGCTGACGCACTGAACAGACTCACGGCATCGCTGCCGAAAATTGACAAAGTGAAAATTCCTGAAAAGTCGTTCGGAAGAAATACCGTCGAGGCGATAAATAACGGTTTATATTATTCGGCGATAGGCGCAGTTGAAGTGGTTTCAAGACTTTATTCCGAGCATCTGGGCAAATGGCCGCAGACGGTAGCGACCGGCGGAAATATGGAAATCGTCAGAAGCGGCTGCGACTTTGTAGATTCGTTTGTCGAGGACCTTGTTGTCAAGGGCATAGCGCTGGCATACAAGAAATATATTGAAGAAAAAGCGTAA
- a CDS encoding GTPase, with amino-acid sequence MNNHQQNCIASLMTAKTAAAISSIQIVGENSVNILNKIFKSFGAPPRLERRGLNILHGNIFDGGKFIDEVIIGCEGEDSFSINCHGNPIIVENILELLKKEGAKIAEAQEVIAYLARKKYGDNPIAIEAEIAASQSSTLDGAKIIQHQTKMGLLQSCQWWLENLDSIQLDDIKAGAEQVLNDSRISSFFIRGAKIVIAGPPNSGKSTLFNRLCGKEKAIVTDIAGTTRDWLSAKIRLKKIEAEFFDTAGLDEALSEKNIIDAQSQGQAAALIKNADLVLYVVDSRLRGNDEPPPQVRGLNKIVVLNKCDLAGDLLVDGLKISAKTGSGIRELIDEIETALGAVDFDMRKTVCFTDRQEKIMRQIVSADKKEQIKKLIQDLLKVNL; translated from the coding sequence ATGAATAACCATCAGCAAAATTGCATTGCGTCGCTGATGACGGCAAAAACTGCTGCGGCGATATCGAGCATCCAAATTGTCGGTGAAAATTCTGTAAATATTTTAAATAAAATTTTCAAATCATTCGGTGCTCCGCCCCGCCTCGAGCGGCGGGGGCTAAATATTCTGCATGGCAATATCTTCGATGGCGGCAAGTTTATCGATGAAGTGATAATCGGCTGCGAAGGCGAAGATTCATTTAGTATTAACTGCCACGGCAATCCGATTATTGTTGAAAATATTTTAGAGCTGCTTAAGAAAGAGGGAGCAAAAATCGCAGAGGCGCAGGAGGTTATCGCGTATCTTGCCCGCAAAAAATATGGCGATAATCCAATCGCAATCGAAGCTGAAATCGCAGCTTCGCAATCGTCAACTCTTGACGGGGCGAAAATAATTCAACATCAGACGAAGATGGGACTTTTGCAAAGCTGTCAGTGGTGGCTGGAAAATCTCGATAGTATTCAGCTTGACGATATTAAAGCCGGCGCGGAACAGGTTTTGAATGACAGCAGGATTTCTTCATTTTTTATCAGAGGCGCCAAGATTGTCATCGCGGGCCCGCCGAACAGCGGTAAAAGCACATTGTTTAATCGTCTTTGCGGAAAAGAAAAAGCGATAGTAACCGATATCGCCGGCACGACGAGAGACTGGCTAAGTGCGAAAATCCGGCTGAAAAAAATAGAAGCGGAATTTTTCGATACCGCCGGCCTCGATGAGGCACTGAGCGAAAAAAATATAATCGACGCGCAATCGCAGGGACAGGCGGCAGCGCTTATTAAAAATGCGGATTTGGTTTTGTATGTTGTGGATTCCCGCCTGCGCGGGAATGACGAACCCCCGCCACAGGTGCGGGGGCTAAACAAAATTGTTGTTTTGAATAAATGCGATTTGGCGGGAGATTTATTAGTCGATGGTCTGAAAATCAGCGCAAAAACCGGCAGCGGAATAAGGGAACTTATCGACGAGATTGAAACAGCACTGGGCGCTGTCGATTTCGATATGAGAAAAACGGTATGTTTTACCGACAGGCAGGAGAAAATAATGCGGCAGATTGTTTCGGCGGACAAAAAGGAGCAAATTAAAAAGCTTATACAAGATTTGTTAAAAGTAAATTTGTGA